From the Rhodococcus pseudokoreensis genome, one window contains:
- a CDS encoding FAD-binding oxidoreductase: protein MTEEHLDRRKRKFWGWGYADTSVSDSEILEIGGMLRDKFGLRLRELAKAPDISEIELREPRVHAPESLAGICQNDTWARAEHTLGKNLGDFVRGLAKQFDNPPDFVAFPRTEHDVVSVLDWAHTNDVAVVPYGGGSSVAQGIEPIVSDDYRGAISLDLRHLNRVLEIDRASRSALIQGGVLGPDMENQLRPHGLSMRFFLQAFEFSTLGGWIATRAAGHFATGFTQIDDYVQAMRVVTPSGTLQTGRIPADGAGVSPDRMFIGSEGTLGVITEAWMRLQDKPTFKVATSVPFSDFDKAVDAIRALAQSGLAPTNCRLLDPTESLLSGASDGSDSILVLAFESADHPLDTWMQRAAQICADHGGRVSAEALQGRSAPEAGHAGAAGKWRNFFVRGPHYKEGYSRMGVLRETFETACTWSAFPELHARVMQATTEAVKRECGDGVVACRFTHVYPDGPAPYYTVVASAKPGGELQQWAAIKQAASDAVLATGGTITHHHAVGRFHRPWYDQQRPELFTSALRAVKQTVDPNMVMNPGVLIDPK from the coding sequence ATGACTGAGGAACACCTCGACAGACGGAAGCGGAAGTTCTGGGGGTGGGGCTATGCAGACACGAGTGTCAGCGACTCGGAGATTCTCGAAATCGGGGGCATGCTTCGGGACAAGTTCGGGCTCCGACTCCGCGAGCTGGCCAAGGCCCCCGACATCAGCGAAATCGAACTGCGGGAGCCGCGAGTCCACGCGCCGGAATCGCTGGCCGGAATCTGTCAGAACGACACGTGGGCGCGAGCCGAGCACACTCTGGGCAAGAATCTGGGCGACTTCGTCCGTGGGTTGGCCAAACAATTCGACAACCCACCGGATTTCGTCGCGTTCCCACGTACTGAACACGATGTTGTCTCTGTGCTCGACTGGGCCCACACCAACGACGTCGCAGTCGTTCCGTACGGCGGGGGGTCCTCCGTAGCCCAGGGCATTGAGCCGATCGTGTCCGATGACTACCGCGGCGCAATCAGCCTCGACCTGCGGCACCTGAACCGAGTGCTGGAGATTGACCGGGCTTCGCGGTCGGCGCTGATCCAGGGTGGCGTCCTGGGACCCGACATGGAGAACCAGCTTCGACCACACGGATTGTCGATGCGGTTCTTCTTGCAGGCCTTTGAATTCTCTACCCTCGGCGGGTGGATTGCGACCAGGGCAGCGGGACACTTCGCCACTGGATTCACCCAGATCGACGACTACGTTCAAGCCATGCGTGTAGTGACCCCTTCAGGAACACTGCAAACCGGACGCATTCCTGCCGACGGGGCAGGGGTTTCGCCCGACCGCATGTTTATCGGTTCCGAGGGCACGCTTGGCGTCATCACCGAAGCGTGGATGCGGCTGCAGGACAAGCCGACGTTCAAGGTCGCCACATCGGTGCCGTTCAGTGACTTCGACAAGGCCGTAGACGCCATCCGTGCTCTTGCTCAATCCGGTCTCGCACCGACCAACTGCCGACTGCTCGACCCAACAGAAAGCCTGCTGTCCGGCGCGTCGGACGGCTCCGACTCGATCCTGGTCCTCGCCTTCGAGTCGGCCGACCATCCCTTGGATACATGGATGCAACGTGCCGCTCAGATCTGCGCCGACCACGGTGGCCGGGTTAGCGCTGAAGCGTTACAAGGTCGTTCGGCGCCCGAAGCCGGCCACGCCGGCGCTGCCGGCAAATGGCGAAACTTCTTCGTGCGCGGCCCGCACTACAAGGAGGGCTACTCCCGCATGGGCGTACTACGAGAAACCTTTGAGACCGCGTGCACATGGAGCGCGTTCCCCGAGCTTCATGCACGGGTGATGCAGGCGACGACCGAGGCCGTTAAGCGCGAGTGTGGCGACGGCGTCGTCGCGTGCCGTTTCACCCACGTCTATCCCGACGGCCCCGCCCCTTACTACACCGTGGTGGCGTCAGCGAAGCCGGGCGGCGAACTACAGCAATGGGCCGCGATCAAACAGGCCGCATCTGATGCAGTCCTTGCCACGGGCGGCACCATCACCCACCACCACGCCGTCGGCCGCTTCCACCGCCCCTGGTATGACCAGCAGCGTCCGGAGCTGTTCACGTCAGCACTGCGTGCGGTGAAGCAGACTGTCGACCCCAACATGGTGATGAACCCTGGGGTCCTCATTGATCCGAAATAA